In a genomic window of Aeromonas veronii:
- a CDS encoding transporter substrate-binding domain-containing protein, with protein MRRLLPALASLALFIALPAPALIYYSEQNMPLNGQDKNGQPVGLAVELLRLMWREMGEPEQPIHFLPWARGWYLLTQQQEAVLFTTAHTKERDPHFLWVCPISHSRVALVGRKQDAPKVANKADLTKLQIGVMQADVGEQLLLNRGISPGNMMSVERMEQVVRQLIMARTDLVAGNEVMLRHQAKELGFPSEDFVTVAILEEQDNCFAFNLRADKQQVARLQQALDKVRQGDEYKQLVKRYQLLSILPETNPPIPRLE; from the coding sequence ATGCGTCGTCTGCTCCCTGCTCTCGCTTCTCTCGCCCTGTTTATCGCGCTCCCGGCTCCGGCACTTATCTACTATTCGGAACAGAACATGCCGCTCAATGGCCAGGATAAAAATGGTCAGCCTGTGGGGTTGGCGGTCGAGTTGCTGCGCCTGATGTGGCGCGAAATGGGAGAGCCGGAGCAACCCATCCACTTTCTGCCCTGGGCCCGCGGCTGGTATCTACTGACCCAGCAGCAAGAGGCCGTGCTCTTTACCACGGCACATACCAAGGAGCGGGATCCCCACTTCCTCTGGGTCTGCCCCATCAGCCACTCCAGGGTCGCGCTGGTCGGCCGCAAGCAGGATGCCCCCAAAGTGGCCAACAAAGCGGATCTCACCAAGCTGCAGATTGGTGTGATGCAGGCGGATGTCGGGGAGCAGTTGCTACTCAACCGCGGGATCAGCCCTGGCAATATGATGTCGGTAGAGCGCATGGAGCAGGTGGTGCGCCAGCTCATCATGGCGCGCACCGATCTGGTGGCAGGCAACGAGGTGATGTTGCGCCATCAGGCCAAGGAGCTGGGTTTCCCCAGCGAGGATTTTGTCACCGTCGCGATTCTTGAAGAGCAGGACAACTGCTTCGCCTTCAACCTGAGGGCAGACAAACAACAGGTTGCCCGCCTGCAACAGGCGCTGGACAAGGTCAGACAGGGGGATGAATACAAGCAGCTGGTGAAGCGCTACCAGTTGCTCAGTATCCTGCCCGAAACCAATCCCCCCATCCCGCGCCTCGAGTAA
- a CDS encoding helix-turn-helix transcriptional regulator codes for MTQPFTTDALTCSMTEVVDALHSSAFPAALVRLIQQQVAFDCALLLGVGQRPVYLYDNLNHQRALLFDRYLTSHFSQDPFMQALEQGLPAGVWTLAQVSQGRLDPEYRHHFYQATGWQEEVGLILPVRDGLTLMLFLGRLDKRSTLSQSELARLEQLFPLVHSLCRQQWRQSQPLLAQSTALPDSASLKSAVEQAMASVGGDLLTRRERQVAELLLLGLDTEAIAAELGIGSGTVKNHRKHLYGKLRLGSRAELFNLFLNHLITAPMEASPVSSMGDTTSPP; via the coding sequence ATGACCCAGCCATTCACCACAGATGCCTTGACCTGCAGCATGACCGAGGTAGTCGATGCCCTGCACAGCAGCGCCTTTCCGGCGGCGCTGGTGCGGCTGATCCAGCAACAGGTGGCGTTTGATTGCGCCCTGCTGCTCGGGGTGGGGCAGCGGCCCGTCTACCTCTACGACAACCTCAACCATCAGCGGGCTCTGCTGTTTGATCGCTACCTCACCAGCCACTTCAGTCAGGATCCCTTTATGCAGGCGCTGGAGCAGGGCTTGCCTGCCGGCGTCTGGACCCTGGCGCAGGTCTCCCAAGGGCGGCTTGATCCCGAATATCGCCACCACTTCTATCAGGCCACTGGCTGGCAGGAGGAGGTGGGGCTGATCCTGCCGGTGCGGGACGGACTGACGCTGATGCTGTTTCTCGGTCGCCTCGACAAGCGCAGCACCCTGAGCCAGAGCGAGCTGGCGAGGCTGGAGCAGCTGTTCCCGCTGGTGCATTCGCTCTGTCGTCAGCAGTGGCGGCAGAGTCAGCCGTTGCTGGCCCAGAGCACTGCACTGCCAGACAGCGCCAGCCTCAAGAGTGCGGTGGAGCAGGCGATGGCGAGTGTTGGGGGGGATCTGCTCACCCGGCGTGAGCGGCAGGTGGCGGAGTTGCTGCTGCTGGGGCTGGATACGGAGGCGATTGCCGCGGAGCTCGGGATTGGCAGCGGTACGGTGAAGAATCACCGCAAGCATCTCTATGGCAAGTTGCGGCTCGGCTCGCGGGCAGAGCTGTTCAATCTCTTTCTGAACCACCTCATTACGGCGCCGATGGAGGCATCCCCCGTTTCATCGATGGGAGATACAACGAGCCCACCATAG